In the genome of Aequorivita sp. H23M31, the window TATAGGAAAAGGAGAACATTATTTTCCGAAGACCAAAATTGGTCAGTTTAAAATTGAAGCCTTTGATTTGAATCTGGGAGATACCATTCTCGTTACAGGACCAACTACGGGCGCAAAAGAATTTGAACTTTCAGAAATGTTGGTTAATGATGAAAACAATTCCACAGCAAAAAAAGGAGATTCCTGTACTATTCCCGTTCCATTCAGAATACGTAAGGCAGATAAACTTTATAAAATTGTCGCTTCTTAAAAATGGTGGTAGTTACCCTTCAGAGAAATAAATGTATTGGGTGTAATTATTGTGTGGAGGTTGCGCCCGAACATTTTAGAATGTCAAAAAAAGACGGCAAAAGTGTATTGCTACATTCCGAAGAGAAACGTGGGTTCTTCACACTTAGACTTGCGGACAATTCGCAGTTTGATGTATGTGAGCAGGCAGCTAAGGCCTGTCCGGTGAAGATTATCTCGACGAAATTGATTTAAAAATCTGTTTTCGTAGGTTCTTCATACTTAGGGTACATTCAGAATTCCTTCAGAAAATGAAAAAATATCAGCAAGATCTATTCTTATCATAGACAGAGTAAGGTAGTGAAAAACGTCAAAAAAATTAGATGTTTCTTTCCGACTCTTTTGAAATATTAACCGTTTCTACTTTTTTAGACCCAAAAATCTGCTTTTCGTAAAAGGTAATCCATATTCCGAAGAGAAGAATAACGCCACCAAAAAGCATTTGAAGGGTAACTTCTTCCCCAATAAACATCCAGGCCAGCAGTGTGGTCAATACTGCTTGTCCCAATAGGCTCACCGAAACTCTGGTTGCTTTCATATGTTTAGTAGCATATCCTAAAAGCAACCAAGCCATCAATTGACAGACGATTCCTTGTACTAGAAAAACTAACCATCCCGCGTTGCTATAACCTATAAAGGGTTCATTAAAGGAATAGCTCAAAATAGCCAAAAAGATGGCGGAAGTCGTTGTGCTCAAGGTTATAAACGGAACTACTTCCACTTCATAAAGCACATATTTGCTTACCAACATATAAATGGCATAAAACACTCCAGAAAGTATTGCAAATATGAATGCAAGATTAAAATCGAGATTTAGAAAGAAATGGAATCCTACCAAAGTTATCATTCCAAAAATGGCAACTACAGTTCCTATCCAGAAATTGAAGGTAGGCTTATTTCGCAAGAAAAAAAATGCCCCAATTCCCACCCAGACGGGTGATAAATTGGTCAGGAGGGTGGCTTGTGTGGCCGTAGATTCCTGAATAGCAATATTCCAAACTGTAACATCCAAAGCGAAAAGACCTCCACAAATGACGGTGAGCCAAAACATTTTCAAAGAGGGAATTCTATACTTCCCAGAAATAAGGGCAAAAGGAATTAGCATCGCGGCAGCAATCGCCATTCGGTAAAAGGCAGAAACTATTGGTGGCGCAAGCTTCAGCTTCACTAAAATAGGAAAAATGGAAATACAGATAATTCCAATGACAAGTGCGATTCTGGGCTTTGTCATAGCTTTAAAAATTGGGGATTATTAAGAGGGGCAAAATTAGGTTTTAATTCGGGGTACTTCGCTGTTAAAAGTCATATTAAAGAAACTTTTAACGGTGAAATTAGCATTCAAAGAATTTCGTCCATCACACCTCTTAGGTAAAGAGTGAAGTTTACCTTATTCCTTTTCCAATTTTAAAGTCATCTTCTTAATTCTATCAGCCAGTTTTTCTGAAGAAAGTTTTGCACGAAGACCATCGGTAATTATAGGAAAACTAAATGGTGTGGCCTTTTCACATTGTCGCCAAATAATTTTTTGTGAATTGATCCGCTCCAGTGCTTTCCGTAATCGTCCCTCCTCCAATTGATGTTCAAACGTTTCACGGTATGCTTGAAGGTATAAAAGATTATCCGCTTCATAATCTCGGAAAACATCGAAAAGCAGTTGACTGTTGCTCTGCAAGTGTTTCGTCTTAATTACTTTATTGGGATATCCTTGAAAAACCATTCCACTTATTACTGCGATATCCCTAAATTTTCGACGGGCGAGCTCGGTAGAATTTAAACTTTTATAAAGATCATCATAAAGATATTCAGGAGAAAATAGATCGTTGTCCAGAATGGTCTGAATATTCAAATATTGATCACTTAAAAGCTCAAAACCGTAATCATTGTAGGCAAGAGAAAATGAAATAGGAGAGAGCAAACTAATGCGATATGCCAGCAAACTACTCATCGCCTCATGTACAAAACGCCCTTCAAATGGGTAGAAAAGAGAATGGTAGCCGTCGCGAGTCTTAAAAGTTTCTATTAGAAATTCATTTTCACCTGGAACTATACTCTCTCTTTCCTGGCGGTCGAAAATATGGGCAAGTGCTTTTAATTCTGGCGTATTCCGTTTATGATCGGCCTCACTCTGCATTTCCTCCCTTAAAATTTGGCTCATTTGAGAAGACAGGGGTAATCTTCCTCCCAGAAAACTGGCCACTTTCCCCGATTTACGTGTGGACTTTCTCACTTGGGCAACCATTTGTCGCAGACGGACCAATTCCAAAGTTCTTCCAGCAAATACAAAACTGTCTCCCGGTTTCAACTTACTTAGAAACCATTCTTCAATAGTGCCGATAAATCCCCCAGTTACATATTTCACCATTAACATAGAATCGCTGACGATAGTCCCAATGCTCAGCCGGTGCATCATTGCAATTTGTCTACTTTCCACTTTAAAAAGTCCATCGTCCATTACCTCAACCTTTTTATATTCGTCATAAGCTTGAAGACTTTGACTTCCCAGGGTTATAAAATTTAAGCACCATTTCCATTGCTCATCAGTTATTTCTTGAAAACAAAAAGTGCTTTTTATCTCGGGATAGATATCTTTTGGATAAAATCCGTTGCCAACTGCCAAGGTGACCAAATACTGAATCAAAACATCGAAACTTAAAATGTAAGGTATTCGGTCTTCCACTACTTCTTCCTTTACCGCTCTTTTTAATGCTGAGGCTTCCAATAATTCCAAAGCGTGGGTGGGCAGGAAATAGATAACTGAAGGTTCTCCCGGTCTATGGTTACTTCGGCCAGCACGCTGTAGAAATTTAGCTACCCCTTTTGGACCGCCAATTTGTATAACCGTTTCTACCGGCGCGAAATCCACTCCCAGATCCAAGCTTGATGTTGCCACAACCGCTTTTAAAGATTCATTCCGAATAGCCTGTTCTACCCACAATCTTGTATCCTTGGCAATACTTCCGTGGTGCATCGCTATTTCACCGGCAAATTCGGGATGCGCACTTAATATTTTTTGAAACCAAATTTCACATTGACCTCTTGTATTGGTAAATATCAAAGTGGTTTTGCTGGCCTTTATGATGGGGATGATTTCTTCCAAAAGATGAAGTCCTAAATGTCCTCTCCATGGAAACGTTTCCATTGTTTTGGGTATGATGGATCTGACTTCGATTTTCTTCTTTTGCTTTGCCTTTATAAGAATGGAGTTTTTTCTGAATTCTGAATTCATTCCTAAAAGGACATCTTGGGCTTCTTCCAAATTCCCAATAGTTGCGGAAATTCCCCAAATCCGCATTTTTGGGGAAATGGTTTTCAATCGCGACAATCCTAGTTCCATCTGCACCCCGCGTTTGCTTCCCAAAAGTTCGTGCCATTCGTCAACTACAATGGCGGTAAGATTTTTAAATGTTTTATCGTATCCTTTACTTGCCAATAAAAGCATCAAACTTTCAGGAGTGGTAATTAGCAAATCGGGCATCTGCCGCTTTTGTTTTGCTCGCTCACTTTGTGAAGTATCCCCGGAACGAATTCCTACCGTTAATCCTGTCCCCAGATCATCGGCAAATCGCTGTGCAGCTTGTTGGATTTCAACGGAAAGTGCCCGAAGGGGAGTTATCCAAATAGCTTTAAGTCCTTTGGTATGTTTTGTTTTATAGTTGGGATTGTCCTTTATATATTGAAGAACGATGGGAATCCACAGCGCATAGGTTTTCCCACTTCCTGTAGGAGCATTGAGGAGTCCGTGCTTCCCATCGAGAAATGCCTTCCAGGTTTTTATTTGGAAAGGGAAGGGTTTCCAGTTTTTGGATTGGAACCAGGAAGTGGCGAGGGAGATTTGGGTTTTGTTTTTCAAATGTAATTTTGAAGTTAATTAATAAAGAGTGCAAAAACCACCCCGTCCGCCGGGGCGAACACCCCTCTTTTAAAAGGAGGGGAATCTAAACTGTGCTCTTAAGAAAAGCGAAGCTTCTTTTTGGGTTCCTTCCCTTTTAAAGGGAAGGTGGCTCGCTTGCGAGGCGGAAGGGTTATGGTTCCTTTTTAAAATGGTCTTTTATATCCTTAAGAACCGAAGGTAGAAAATCAAAAACCATTTTATTTTCAAATCTAATTATGGTAAATCCCAATTCCTCTAAATCTTTTTCTCGTTTTCTGTCATATTCTTCTGCATTACTGTTGAAATGAACTTGTCCATCAAGTTCGATAATTAATTTTTCCGAAGGACAGTAGAAATCTACTATATAATGATTGATGCTATGTTGCCGTCTAAATTTCCGCCCATCAAGTTTTGATCCTTTTAAATAATTCCATAAAAAAGCTTCTGCTGACGTATTGTGGTTACGGAGGTGTTTTCTGTAAACCTCCATTTCCTTACGATTGTGGATTTGCTTTTTCATAGATTAAATTTAATCAAAAAACGGGAACGCAACCACCCCGTCTCGCAAGCGAGCCACCCCTCCTTGAAAAAAGGAGGGGAGCTGTTTACTTCGGAATAAGTGCCTTCAAATCATCCAAAGTATTCGCCTCCTCCACAGGTTTATCCTTCCGCCACCGCAGCATTCTCGGGAACCGCACGGCTATTCCGCTTTTATGTCTACTGCTTTCTGCTATTCCTTCAAAAGCGATCTCAAAAACGTGGTGGGGAGTTACGCTACGTACGGGGCCGAAGCGCTCAAGGGTATTGTTCTTGATCCAGGAATCCAATTGGCGGAACTCTGCATCGGTTAGACCCGAATATGCTTTCGCAAAAGTTACTAGTTCGCCGTCTTCCCAAAGGGCGAAGGTGTAGTCAGTGTACAGATTTGCACGACGGCCGTGTCCACGCATAGCGTAGGTTAATACGGCATCAACGGTGAAAGGATCTATTTTCCATTTCCACCAATCTCCTTTTTTTCTTCCTACTAAATAAGGTGAATCCTTCCTTTTCAGCATTAAACCTTCACTTCGCTTTTCTCTTGAAAGCATTCGCTCTACTGCGGCGGCTTCCCAAGTATCGAAATTCATGGTTTGACTTAAATAAAGTCCAATTTCTGAAGAATTTATTCCCGAAATCAATTTATCCAGAATCTGCCGTCGTTCCACAAAAGGCTTTTGACGAATATCCTTTCCTTCCCACTCCAATAAGTCGTAAGCATTAAGGATTACGGGGGTTTTCTTTAATAATGCTTTTGATATGTTTTTTCTACCTATTCTGGTTTGAAGGGAATTAAAATTTCCAATTTCACCTTCACCAAATGGAAGAATTTCTCCATCCAAAACGGTTCCATTAGGTATTACTTTTAAAAAATCCTGATATTCGGGATATTTATCCGTTACCAATTCTTCGCCTCGCGACCAGACAAAGACTTCGTCGTTTCGAACAATAACTTGGCTTCGAATGCCGTCCCATTTATGTTCAAAGCTCCAATCGGAAATAGGTCCTAACTCTTCTTGAAAATTATCTTCAACGGCATAGGCCAGATAGAAAGGATAAGGTTTGCTCAAATAATCTTCTTCATTTTCTTCGAGAATCAGTTTTTTATAAGAGGTCGTTTCAGGTGTCCAATCGCCCATCAACTTATAGGCGAGAATGTCCTCATCAATTCCTGTGGCTTTGGAAAGGGCCCGAGTCATAAGTTTTTGGCTAACTCCGATTCTAAAACTTCCTGTAAGAATTTTGTTGAAAACGAATCGTTCAAAATAATTTAGTGCCAGCCAATTTTCGTGGAGGTATTTCTTTTTTTCTTCTTCGGGAAGAGTACGAAGCGTGATAATTTCTGAAACAAATTCAGAAAGGGATTTATCAGAATGTTCTTTAGAAGTAGGTAAGATTAATGCAATTGTTTCCGCCAAATCTCCAACAATATGATAACTCTCTTCAAAAAGCCAGAGCGGAATCCCACTAATTTCTGTAGCCCATTGTCTCAAAAGGGTAGTGTTCACGGGACGTTTTGGCCGCCGGTGCGAGAGAATGGCTATGGTCCACAACTTATCATCTGCATCTGCTTCTTGGAAATATGCAGTAAGGGCAGCTACTTTTTCATTTGTTTTGTTGGTGCTGTCCAGCTTCTTTATGAGTTGTGCGAATTGTTTCATAACCACCCCGCCGTTGGCACCCCTCCTTGAAATAAGGAGGGGAAAAGTTTAGGTTTATTATTTTTAATTGTCTTTATCATATTTCGTCATTTATCTTTGGAGCCGAATTGTGGTCACTGAGCGGAGTCGAAGTGCCTGTTTCAGATCCTTCTTCTTCATATTGGGTTTTTTCTGTTCTTGCATCGTAGCCTAATTCTTCCCGTAAATACCTTGAAAATATATCCGTGTAACCATGGGTTGTAATTATTTTTTCGCAGCCCGTAGCATCTATTGCAGTAAGCAATCCTTCCCAATCGGCATGATCGCTTAAAACAAATCCTCTGTCGATGGCCCGGCGTCTTCTGGCACCCCGAAAAGTCATCCAACCGCTGGCTGAAGCAGTGACAAAGGGAACAAACCGTCTGATCCATGTGCTTCCGTGCGCGCTTGGCGGGGCCACAATAATATTTCCTTTTATTTCTTCTTTGGAAGTTTCACGTGTAATTAGAGTCGTTGGAGGTAAATCGTAATATGGACGGACTACTTCAGTCATATTCTCTACTGCTCCATGAGTGTAGATTTTTCCTATGGAGGTGTCCAAATGTTTTAAAAGTCGCTGAGCTTTTCCCAGACTATAACCAAAAAGAATGGAAGTACGTCCTTCTTCTTTATTTGTTGCCCACCATTCATTGATGTCCTTAAATACTTCCGCTTGTGCTTCCCATTTAAACGCTGGAAGACCAAAGGTACACTCGGTAATAAAAGTGTGGCATTTTATAGGTTCGTAAGGTTCTGCCAGCCCATCATCCTCGGTTTTAAAATCGCCCGTAAAAACCCAGACTTCCCCTTTATATTCTACTCTTACTTGTGAAGATGCAATAATATGACCGGCAGGATGTAGGGAGAATTTAACCCCGTTTATTGTAAAAGTTTCGTTCCATTCTTTTCCAGTAACCTCAATTTCTCCCAATCTGTGCTTTATTATAGGAACATTATTATGGTGGGTAATATATTCTTTGTGTCCCCATCGGCTATGATCTGCGTGGCCATGGGTGACTATGCATTTGTCAACAGGTCGCCAAGCATCGATATATACATTGGCTTGTTGACAATAGATGCCTTTATCATTAAAAATAAGAAGTGGTTTTCTCATACTTTTTCAATAGCAATTAAAAATAATTAAAGGTTGCTAGTGGACTTCTGCAATTAAGAAAAGTTTATAGGATTTAGGTTTTTAAAATTGGAGTTGAAAAAGTTTTATAGTTTGCTGAATGAGGTCGAATTTGTCCGATACAAGTTCTATATTTGTCGTTTACTTAAAACTACTATATGTCATTTACAGATTTATTTGAGAGTGGGGAGCATTCACGTAATTTGAGTCACTTTGCGGCAATTGCTAATATGGCTACAGTAAACGGAAAGTTGGGTGTTGAAGAGGAAAAGATGTTGAAGCAATTTGCTGAGAAATTGGATATCGATGAAAGGGAATATGAGAAAGTCCTAAAAAACCCCAGTATCTTTCCAATCAATCCTCCCAATTCTGCAGAGGAAAGATTAGAGCGGATGCATGACCTGTTTAAGATTATTTTTGCTGATAACGTAATAGATGACCATGAGCGTTTTCTTATCGAGAAATATGCCATAGGACTTGGATATACTGTTGCTCAGGCCCGAGAGCTTATAGAAAAATCCATACGTATTTATACCGGCGGATTGAGTTTTGAGGATTATCGATATCTACTGAATAGATAAACCGTTTATAGTTATATATAAACTTGCTTTTGTCTTTGATCTTGATGCGAATCTGGAGTTATATTTTGTTTCCTTATAGATGGGACCGCCTCCTAATTATTGAGATTGTTTCTTACCATAGGAATTATTTTCAGCTTTAAATTATTCCTTGAATTGCCTTTTGAAATTGGTATCTTGCGTCAAAAATCAATAGAATAGAATATGATGCAGTGGGAACAGTTGTTATCTCTGAGGAAACAAGGGGACAAAACCAAGAGGTTACGAGCGGAAGAAAATGAAACCCGTCTTGGTTTTGAAGTGGATTACGATCGAGTGATCTTTTCTTCTGCCTTTAGAAGTCTGCAGGATAAAACCCAGGTTATCCCACTTTCCAAAACTTCATTTGTCCACACCCGTCTCACCCATAGTCTTGAAGTTTCTGTTGTGGGACGCTCCTTAGGAAGAACGGTTGGCAAATCCATTCTAGAAAAACATTCTAGGCTTGCTCATAAAGATGGTTATCAGTTTAATGATTTTGGAGGAATTGTGGCTGCCGCTGCGCTGGCTCACGATATAGGAAATCCGCCTTTTGGTCACAGTGGAGAAAAGGCCATTGGCGATTATTTTCTAAACGGGAACGGTAGGCGTTTTGAAGACTATCTTTCCGAAAAGGAATATCAAGATCTGATTGATTTTGAAGGGAATGCCAACGGCTTTAAAATTCTGACAGAATCTAAGAACGGAGTTCAGGGTGGATTACGGCTCACTTATGCAACTTTGGGCGCCTTTATGAAGTACCCAAAACAATCCCTCCCAAAACAACCATCTACATATGTGGGAGATAAAAAATTCGGTGTTTTTCAAAGTGAAGTTCCATTTTTTAAAGAAGTAGTTGAAGAACTTGGTCTTTTACGAAGAAACGCAAATCATTCCTATGCTCGACATCCCCTTGCATTTCTCGTGGAAGCCGCCGATGATATATGTTATACTATAATTGATTTTGAGGACGGTATAAACTTAGGATTAATTGAAGAAGAAATGGCGCTGGAATACTTGATCAATCTAGTGCGTGAAAATTTAAAAACAGAGATTTATTATCAGCTAGAAACGCCACCAGATCGATTGGCATATCTTCGTGCTCTGGCTATAAACACCTTGGTTTCTGAGGCATCGGCTGTTTTTCTAAAAAATGAAGAGGCTATTTTAAATGGAACATTCTCCGATGCCCTTTTGGATAGCAGTCAATATAAAGCCCAGATTGCGGATATAATTAAAATAAGTGTTGAAAAAATTTATCGGAGTAAAGAGGTTCAGGAAAAAGAGATTGCAGGATACAATATATTAACAACACTTCTTGATGGATCTACAACCGCATTTGAGAATTACCATAACGGTGTAGCAAGACCCTACGATACTCTGTTGTTGCGGACTGTTTCGCCTAAACTTACAAAATTTGATTCTGCCTATGAATATTTAATGGAATGTTGCAGTTACATCTCCAGACTTACTGATGGCAGCGCTGTGCAAATATTCAAAAAGATTAGAGGCTCTCTTTAAGCGATTTCCCTAAACGTTAAAAGCTTCAACATTGAAGAGTTATAACTTGTTTTATGATATTTTTGGGAATTCCAATTTTCAATACCTATCACCCGCAAACTTTGGATTCTTGTTGGATTGGAATCCTATAAAACCAAAATTAAACTTTCATGAAAAAAATTATTTATTTATTTGTTTTTCTAGTTGCCAATCTTTCTTTTAGTCAGGATTTTAGTGCAACTGTGAATTCGTATTTAAAGGATGCTCAATTAAGAACTGCTTTAAAGCAAAAAGATATTGCGGATATATCCATCGCATCGCAAAGTTATTCCAAGAGTTTGAAGGCCTATAATGTATATGTTGAGCAGCATTATCAAGGTATAAAAATTTACAATTCGGTTTCACCTTTTGTTATAAGAGATGGCCGGGTGCTAACTGCTAAATTATCTTTTGTTGAGAATCTCTCTAAAAAGGTCAATACTTCCGCTCCATCCATTACCGCTTTGGCTGCAATTTCAAAAGCGACAAATGGATTAGGAATAGATTCTCCATCCAGTTTAAGTTTATTGGAAACTGGAGAGCATAATGCCTATGTATTTTCAAATGGTAATATTTCTTTGGAAAATATTCCGGTGCAGTTGGTCTATCAAAGAGTGGGTGAAAATGAAAGTCTAAAGTTGGCGTGGGATCTCAGTATTTATTTATTGGACGGAAGCCACTACTACAGCGTACGGGTTGATGCTCTGACTGGAGAGCTTTTGGTGGTAGATGACTGGGTTGTCAGTTGTAATTTTGGTGAGGGATCACACTCTCATGGAACTACCGAAAGTGTTCTTTTTCCAAAGATAGCTCAAAGCCAGAGTGCTTTGGGAAGTTTAGTTGCACCTAGCTATAGAGTTTTTCCAATTCCTTTGGTTGGACCTAATGAAGGAGCAGATCAATTGGTGTCTGATCCATCCAATGCTTTGGCTTCACCTTATGGATGGCATGATATTAATGGAGCTCCCGGCGAAGAGTTTACAACTACACGGGGAAATAACGTTTTGGCTCGTGAGGATCATTCAGGAACTAATGGGGCAGGTCACCAAGCGGACGGAGGTGCTACTCTCACTTTTGATTTTCCTTACAATTTGCCCGATGATCCTTACAACTTTATGGATGCTGCAATTACCAATCTCTTCTATATGAACAACATTATGCATGATGTGTTTTATCAATACGGCTTTGATGAGGAAAGTGGTAATTTTCAAGCAAATAATTATGGAAGGGGAGGTAATCAGGGTGATTTTGTTTTTGCCGACGCCCAGGATGGTAGCGGGACGAATAATGCAAATTTCGCCACCGGTCCAGACGGGGTTTCCGGAAGAATGCAAATGTATCTTTGGACCCCGCGAGGTCAAGTTATAGGGTCCTTTCTAACCGTCAATAATGGTCCCTTGGCAGGAAAGTATTATACTACGGTGTCAGAATTTGGTCCAGATCTTCCAACCACTCCTATTACTGCTAATTTAGTTCTTGTGCAGGATGATAATTCAGGTCCTTCCGAAGATCCTCACGATGCCTGCGACGTAATTCTTAATGTTGCCAGCGTTGCGGGAAAAATTGCGGTGATACGAAGAGGAAATTGCGATTTTGTTTCGAAGGTTGAAAAAGCTCAGACTGCGGGTGCCATAGCAGTTGTAATGGTTAACAATGTTTGGGGCGATCCTATTATAATGGGCGGAGAAGGCCCCGATATTACTATTCCTGCTATTATGATCTATCAAAATGACGGGGAGGCAATTATCTCCTCTCTTCAAAATGGCAATACCATTAATGCTACCATTATTGATGATGGTTCGGGAGTGGATACCGATATGCGTGATGGCGATTTGGATAATGTTATAATCGCACACGAATATGGACATGGTATTTCGAATCGTCTAACGGGTGGTCGATTTACTGCTAGTTGTTTAATGAATGATGAGCAAATGGGTGAAGGATGGAGTGATTATTTCGGACTTATGCTTACTATGAAACCTACTGATGTAGGTGAAAATCCTCGGGGGATAGGTACCTATGCATTAAGCCAGGGGTATGGAGGACTTGGACTTAGAACGAAGCCTTACTCAACGGATTTTACACTGAATAATTTCACCTATAACAGCATTAAATCTCAAGCTGTCCCACATGGTGTGGGGTCAGTGTGGACTACTATGCTATGGGATATGACTTGGGCATTTATTGATGAATATGGATTTGATGCCGATATTTACGAAGGACAGGGGGGCAACAATATGGCGCTACAACTGGTTGTGGATGCCTTAAAAATTCAACCATGCAGTCCTGGTTTCGTCGATGGGCGCGATGCCATACTGCAAGCGGATGAAATCGCAAACGGTGGTGCCAATAGATGTTTAATTTGGAGAGCGTTCGCAAAAAGAGGACTGGGGCTTAGTGCAAATCAGGGAAGTTCATCAAGCAAATTGGATGGGACTGCTGCCTTTGATGTTCCGGAAGAATGTCAATTGGGCGTCGGAGATCTGGGCTCGGTTGAGAATAATTTTATTATATACCCAAATCCTTCACAAGGGGAATTGAACATAGAAGCAAGAATTTATGCAGGTCCTGCAAACCTCGCTATTTACGATATGAACGGTAGAAAGGTTTTCAATATGGATGTTGAAATTACACAAACAAGGAATATTGATATTAGCAGCCTGAAAACTGGAATATATCTTCTTAAAATTGAAGGTGGAGGTTATACACAAACAACTAAATTGGTGATTAAGTAAGTCTAATCACTTCATTATAAAGAAAAAGAGGCTGGATAAAGGCCTCTTTTTTGATTATAGGTGCTCGCTTATTTTCTCAGCTGATATACCAACCAACTCTGTTAATTGATCGATTGAGCCGTGTTCCGGAAAAATATCGGGAACTCCGAGAATTTCTATTTTGGAAGTATAATTATGGGTGACTGCAAAGGTAGCAACCGAAGTTCCCAATCCACCTTTTATTGTCCCGTCCTCGACGGTTATGATTTTCTTATATTTTTTAAAAACCTTATGAAGCATCTCTTCGTCTAAAGGTTTCAAAAATCGCATATCAATGCAACCAACGATA includes:
- a CDS encoding T9SS-dependent M36 family metallopeptidase translates to MKKIIYLFVFLVANLSFSQDFSATVNSYLKDAQLRTALKQKDIADISIASQSYSKSLKAYNVYVEQHYQGIKIYNSVSPFVIRDGRVLTAKLSFVENLSKKVNTSAPSITALAAISKATNGLGIDSPSSLSLLETGEHNAYVFSNGNISLENIPVQLVYQRVGENESLKLAWDLSIYLLDGSHYYSVRVDALTGELLVVDDWVVSCNFGEGSHSHGTTESVLFPKIAQSQSALGSLVAPSYRVFPIPLVGPNEGADQLVSDPSNALASPYGWHDINGAPGEEFTTTRGNNVLAREDHSGTNGAGHQADGGATLTFDFPYNLPDDPYNFMDAAITNLFYMNNIMHDVFYQYGFDEESGNFQANNYGRGGNQGDFVFADAQDGSGTNNANFATGPDGVSGRMQMYLWTPRGQVIGSFLTVNNGPLAGKYYTTVSEFGPDLPTTPITANLVLVQDDNSGPSEDPHDACDVILNVASVAGKIAVIRRGNCDFVSKVEKAQTAGAIAVVMVNNVWGDPIIMGGEGPDITIPAIMIYQNDGEAIISSLQNGNTINATIIDDGSGVDTDMRDGDLDNVIIAHEYGHGISNRLTGGRFTASCLMNDEQMGEGWSDYFGLMLTMKPTDVGENPRGIGTYALSQGYGGLGLRTKPYSTDFTLNNFTYNSIKSQAVPHGVGSVWTTMLWDMTWAFIDEYGFDADIYEGQGGNNMALQLVVDALKIQPCSPGFVDGRDAILQADEIANGGANRCLIWRAFAKRGLGLSANQGSSSSKLDGTAAFDVPEECQLGVGDLGSVENNFIIYPNPSQGELNIEARIYAGPANLAIYDMNGRKVFNMDVEITQTRNIDISSLKTGIYLLKIEGGGYTQTTKLVIK